A stretch of the Aegilops tauschii subsp. strangulata cultivar AL8/78 chromosome 4, Aet v6.0, whole genome shotgun sequence genome encodes the following:
- the LOC123493783 gene encoding uncharacterized protein, with translation MERFSHTDPSRRPRESNKMVVSSPAIEHVEYILRQHAVTLTAADRAHATTPMAVGKALDEQLRTPPHQLRVTAHHQEAFLVHFGLPAHRDNAVRRGVLKVDDDKYFIRAWHPNDHAAILKLSLHVRIVVENLPMQFWSLEGVDEAFGDFSRIDRLDSRTNERGHTKTFACWLWGWDVAHIPTKRALWVLKRGAGRVDQILGFSPPDFSVPPPPNVHRYDLLIHVDRVED, from the coding sequence ATGGAGCGTTTCTCCCACACCGACCCGTCCAGAAGGCCGCGCGAGAGCAACAAGATGGTGGTCTCCTCCCCGGCCATCGAGCACGTGGAGTACATCCTGCGCCAGCATGCGGTGACCCTCACCGCGGCAGACAGAGCGCACGCCACGACTCCCATGGCGGTGGGCAAGGCCCTTGACGAGCAGCTCCGCACCCCTCCGCACCAGCTCCGGGTCACGGCGCACCACCAGGAGGCCTTCCTGGTGCACTTCGGCCTGCCGGCGCACCGTGACAACGCCGTCCGTCGTGGAGTCCTCAAGGTCGACGACGACAAGTACTTCATCCGTGCGTGGCACCCTAATGATCACGCGGCCATCCTCAAGCTCTCGCTCCACGTCCGCATCGTCGTCGAGAACCTCCCCATGCAGTTCTGGAGCCTGGAGGGGGTGGATGAGGCTTTCGGCGACTTCAGCCGCATCGATCGCCTCGACAGCCGCACGAACGAACGCGGCCACACCAAAACGTTCGCGTGCTGGCTGTGGGGGTGGGACGTCGCGCACATCCCGACGAAGAGGGCGCTGTGGGTGCTGAAGCGCGGCGCTGGCCGCGTCGACCAGATCCTTGGTTTCTCCCCGCCGGACTTCAGCGTGCCTCCACCGCCAAACGTCCACCGCTACGACCTCCTCATCCACGTCGACAGGGTGGAGGACTAG